In the Deinococcus carri genome, one interval contains:
- the rplK gene encoding 50S ribosomal protein L11, which translates to MKKVTGLVKLQLPAGKATPAPPVGPALGQYGANIMEFTKAFNAQTADKGDAIIPVEITIYADRSFTFITKTPPMSYLIRKAAGLQKGSATPNKAKVGKLNWDQVLEIAKTKMPDLNAGSVEAAANTVAGTARSMGVTIEGGPHA; encoded by the coding sequence ATGAAGAAAGTCACAGGGCTTGTCAAGCTCCAGCTGCCCGCGGGCAAGGCCACCCCGGCCCCGCCCGTCGGCCCCGCGCTGGGTCAGTACGGCGCGAACATCATGGAGTTCACGAAGGCGTTCAACGCGCAGACGGCCGACAAGGGTGACGCGATCATCCCCGTCGAGATCACCATCTACGCGGACCGCTCCTTCACCTTCATCACCAAGACGCCGCCCATGAGCTACCTGATTCGCAAGGCCGCCGGTCTGCAAAAAGGCAGCGCCACGCCCAACAAGGCGAAGGTCGGCAAGTTGAACTGGGATCAGGTCCTGGAAATCGCCAAGACCAAGATGCCCGACCTGAACGCCGGGAGCGTCGAGGCCGCCGCCAACACCGTGGCGGGCACCGCGCGCAGCATGGGCGTCACCATCGAGGGAGGCCCCCATGCCTAA